Sequence from the Anas acuta chromosome 24, bAnaAcu1.1, whole genome shotgun sequence genome:
GCACAGAATTCGtctgcttaggaaaaaaagacttgtgTGGATGCTAACCTGAACGCCAGGATCACAGCAGCTGGGCCAGCTAAATAGTGGAACTTGGGCCTCTAGTTGGCAAAACCAGCACCTTCTTCATTAATTTTGGGGTGCCAGGACTTCTCTTCAcgtccccagccccaaaacaagGAACAGAGCAAGGCGCTGGCTCAGCTGTAGTGGTGTACAGTGGAGAAGCTGCCCCACCACAGCGCTTCTGCCTGTGTTGAAAGGGGAAGAGCCCGTTTCTGCTGCCCTGACCCACGCTTCCTACCAGCAGCGCGAGAGctgaggctgagagctgggtgGGAGCCAGGTTTGCAAGCCCAAAGCTCACAGCTGGGGGGGTCGCAGCTCCAGGAGAGATGCACATCACCCCCAAAGCCAGGCGTAGAGGGAGCATGAGAGCTGTGTCCCCTTGTGCCCTGCAGACCAAGGTGGGCAGCAGCCGAAGCGTGGCCCCCGCGggcacccagccccaggcaccaccGCCAGCTCTGGCAGCCAGGGCTCAGCTCTGCACCGTGACGGGGAGTAAGGCCCATGGTGGCTTTGTGCTTCTGACATTTCCTTGTTCGTATCTCCAAAACGCTTTGAAGTGATCTCAATGTGTTaacaagaatgaaataaatcacCTGGTTTGTACCTATCAAGGTTTTAACCATGGTGGGGGTTATGCAAATCTTAAACAAAGAATTTTAGTAGGGAGTCTGGGATAAAACTGCAGTAATTAGAGGTCAATTTTTAACCCAGACAAGGAAATAAGTCCCTTCCTAATCAGAGACACTCAAACACCGTTTCTATTCAGATCTGAAAGCAGATAGCAGCAATCTGCCCAAAGATTTTCTGCAGGAGgttgcagggaagaaaaataaaaaggcaggaAAGATGATTGCAATTGGGCAGGAGGTGTTTAAGGAGTACTGTTGGCATTCCCGAGAGCTGCAGCATATTTGttgcactggaagaaaaataaaataaaataaaataaaataaaataaaataaaataaaataaaataaaataaaataaaataaaataaaataaaataaaataaaataaaataaaataaaataaaataaaataaaataaaataaaataaaataaaaataaaacttgatgCCTGTAggtctggctgcaggaggctgggtgCAGGTCCTGGTGAGGTGTTGTggctcctggtgctgctttgGCAAATGCCACCATGGTTCTCAAACCCCTCCGTGCGTGCCCACCCTCAGCCAGTGCTCACACAGGTCTCAGCCTGCAGTGCCGGGTCTGCAGCCTGGTCCCTGAGCTTTGGTTGCCTTTGAGTGTTCGTTACCAGCACTGTCTGAGACCATCCTGCCCAAACAACAGGGGATTAATGCAGGATGGCTACGagcacttgttttctttttaaaattctcttatCTTGCACTGCGCCATGTCCCGGGGTGGGAGCTGCGAGGGACGTGGGTGGTCTGCGTCAAGGGGGTGCCAGAGACAACCTTGGCAGATCACTGCCACAATCTCTCTTCTGTTTGGTAACAGAGACATCAGCAAAATCCAGCGTCCAAAGTGAGATTTGGAAGTTTGCTGAGCAAACATTTGAGGAAGGTGGACATGGAGGTTCTCCTTCTCTTTGTAGCTTTGCTGCAAGGTGAGTCGCCAAGAAACCCTCCAGCCACCTACCATGAGAACAGAGGAACCTGGAGGTGCAGGGGACAGGGGCACAGCTCCTGGTAAATCCCTGCTAGCAGCAGCCAACCCCGGCTGCAGAATGGGGCCGGGTCAAACCCTGCTGGCACGGGCTCGGCCCCGGGCAGGACCCCGCTGCTCCGCGCTTTGTGCGGCCGCCTGCGCAACGCCGCTGCGGGGGGAAGAAAGCTGCCAGAGCGGGCAGTCTGCAAACACCAAAGGTCAGCGCTGGCTGTTTGCTGTTGACTGCTGCCCCTGACACTTCACTCCGGGCAGGAGGGTCAGGGCTGGTGGGAGCTCTGCCCTCGGAGGAGCTGGACACCCTGCTCTGGAGGGTTTCCCCACCTGCACAGTCTGTAATGGGGCACTCAAGGAAAGTAAAATATCGTGTCCAAAATGAACATTGGCCTTTCAGAGCCAGGTATCACaccagtgctgctcagagccccCCACTGACACGAAGGCATAGGGATGATTTTGCCAGGGCAGAACCTGCCTGTCTCTAACAaacttctgtttccttctttccccacaAAGAGCCGGTCTTGAGTACCTTGTACGGGCCCTGGTTTCTGACAGGCACAGTTGGCGGGTCGGTCACCCACCAGTGCTTCTACCCAATCACACCCAGCAACAAGCACGACAGAAAATACTGGTGTAAAAGAGCAAGCGATGGAGTTTGCTACACCATCGTTTCCACAACCGGCTATGTCTCCAAAGGCCACGTGGGCCGGGTGTCCCTCGAGGACATCCCCCAGAACGGCACCTTCATGGTGACGATGACGGAGCTGGAGAGCAGCGACACGGGGACATACCGCTGCGGCATCGGCAGCACCAACAGGGACCTCTACGTCAGCCTGAACCTGACGGTTTCAGAAGGTATGGGCAGCTGGAATGGGGATTAAGGGTGACCCAGTACCCAGTATTTCTGCCCTTTGCTATTAAGCACTCAGGCATAAACCCCCAGGTGTGACCGTGAGCAGCTGCTGACCCACACAAAGGGGACCACCACGCCTGGCTGTGCGTGACGGCGCCCACCTGCTCTCTCCCCACAGACCTGGGTGCTCCAAAGCTGGCTGAGCTGCTCCACGGGGAGCTCCGTGGCTCCGTCACCGTCCCCTGTCCTCCTGGGGACACCCGCAATGGCACGAAGAGGTTCTGGTGCAAAGTGGGGAGCGCCGGCTGCGCTCTCATCGCCGACACCCATGGCTATGTGGCGAAGAGATACGAGGGACGAATCTTTATCACCCCTCAGGACAGCTCTGGAGCATTCAAAGTGCTGATAAAtgatttaagaaaggaagataCGGGGCTGTACAGGTGTGGGACGGGCAGGCTGGGCAGCCAGGACAGCCTGCAGGACGTGGCCCTGCAGGTGACCACAGGTAGGATTGGGCACTGATTCCCTGGGGGCTCCTCACGGCCTCTGAGCAGGGCACAAAATGCTAATTAATCCACATTAATGCTGATGGCTTATCCCAACCTGCAGCCTCCTCCCGGCCCAGGAGCCCGAAGTTCCTGAGCGGCACGGTGGGAGGCTCGCTGTCGGTGAGGTGCCACCACGACCCCCAGGGCAGCTATGAGACGCAGTACCTGTGCAGGTGGAAGGCggccagctgctccctgctgctggatcTGGACGGCTTCGTGCACGAGTCCTACAAAGGGCGCATACGGATCGCCAGCAGCGACCAGGAGAAGGGGACGTACACCGTGGTGATGGGCCCCCTGAGAGAGGACGACGCGGGGTGGTACTGGTGTGGGGCCAGAAGCGGGCACACGGAGCACACGTCCGCTGTGAAGCTGCTCATCCAGAAGGGTAGGCCATGGGGCAGCTAGGAACACAATAATCCCTTTGGGTTTTTTAATCATTCTTCCCCCTACTCCTTCACGGGCACAAGGAGAGTAGGTTGTGCTTTGCTCTGTGCATAAACGTCACGGCGCCATGAGAAACTTCTGCTCTACATTTTGCCTTACGAGCAGGTATTGGCAAGTAACCGAGAGGGTGGCAAAGTTTGTAAAGGTGGGGCTGCAAGCTGAGCTTTCAGCAGGAACTTGGTTTGTTTGAATTATATTATTGATCATGAAGCAAAACCCCAGCATATGACAACCTGAGCACAGCGTGTGCACCGTGGAGACAAATGCTTTGCGCTGCAGACAAGCTGAGCGTTACCTTACAGCTTTAGAGACTGCAGCACATAAATACATAGACCCATGTCACTGCTCAGCTGTCAAAGACAGAAGTAGGGGGGTTGAAGAAGGAATTTTTGCCAAGTGTTAATGGTTTTTCGTTAGTACTCCCAAATTGCTTTCCATAATATAAATGCTAGAGTTTGGTCATATCACGCTGCATACCTTTTCCATCAACTGCAAGGTGAAATGCACAAACTTTTGGTAAATCTAGAATGTTCTCTGCAAAAAGATGGGTGTTCAAGcctgaaaatcattttctttgcaggaaCCTGCACTTCACAAAACCCGGAAACATACACTCTTGGGAACCCCATTTTGCCATCCAGCCTGGCAGCCTACAGCACGCCAACACAGAGGAGCACTGCGGGCACCAGAAACACTGCGGGCACCACGTATACCACAGGCACCAAGTACACCGCAGGCACCACGGGCACCCAGCTGCCCACTGCCCCCCCGGGCACTTCGGTGACCTCCCGCAGCAGCATCTATCACAAGAGGTAAGCTCACGGCCACTTTTCTCCGAGACACAAATTTGGTGGTTTGCACCCATCTGCCCAATTC
This genomic interval carries:
- the LOC137844216 gene encoding polymeric immunoglobulin receptor-like encodes the protein MEVLLLFVALLQEPVLSTLYGPWFLTGTVGGSVTHQCFYPITPSNKHDRKYWCKRASDGVCYTIVSTTGYVSKGHVGRVSLEDIPQNGTFMVTMTELESSDTGTYRCGIGSTNRDLYVSLNLTVSEDLGAPKLAELLHGELRGSVTVPCPPGDTRNGTKRFWCKVGSAGCALIADTHGYVAKRYEGRIFITPQDSSGAFKVLINDLRKEDTGLYRCGTGRLGSQDSLQDVALQVTTASSRPRSPKFLSGTVGGSLSVRCHHDPQGSYETQYLCRWKAASCSLLLDLDGFVHESYKGRIRIASSDQEKGTYTVVMGPLREDDAGWYWCGARSGHTEHTSAVKLLIQKGTCTSQNPETYTLGNPILPSSLAAYSTPTQRSTAGTRNTAGTTYTTGTKYTAGTTGTQLPTAPPGTSVTSRSSIYHKSSSGESHLLPVVLSALLLLIFITIAVLVLAKIKLQKETGQERSTLGHAEAVLVQAGLNPAKKQMEETRSPAEANGCKTDSSKCRIIYAILGRFRRTSLCGSCEEKNTFQHN